The DNA segment CACCAAAATCAACCAAAATACAAGCTACTCTTGTTCTAACAACATAGTCAGGATGTTCTAAAAGAGAGACAAAATATTCAGTATCTTTTTGCTCATATTTTGATTCCATTTCAGCAAAAAGTGCCAGTCTTTCATCAGTTACTGCCTGCATTTTGTTTTAGAACTTTCTGAGTCATATATTAGGTTACTTGAGGAAATTAAAAAAATAGATGAGTTATGTATTTAATGGAAAAAATTCAATAAAATCCCATGAGTGTAAAAATAGGTGAAAAAGCACCAAACTTTGGAGTATCAGAATGGGTACAGGGAGCTCCAACAAATTTTGATCAAGAAAAAGATCACATAGTAGTACTAGAAGTCTTTCAAGTGAATTGCCCAGGATGTTTCATGCATGCAATTCCTGAAGCAATCAACATCTATAACAAATACAAAGATGAAGGAGTTCGAGTTTTAGGTCTTGCAACAGCTTTTGAAGATTTTGATAAAAATACATTAGAAAATTTGAAAAAACTTGTAGAAACAGGAGAAGTTATCGGAGAAACCAAAGATGCGCTTTCATCATATGGTCAACTGAAAGAGGGCAACAAATTATCATATAAAATTCCATTCCCATTAGGCATGGATAATCTTACAAAAACATCAGGGGAAATTAGCCAAGAAAAAATTATGGAGTTTATTTATCCACAAATTCCAGATTTTGATTCCCAACCAGATGAATACAAAAATCAAATTATTGAAAGAGTGAAAAGTTATATGAAATCTAAGGAATATTCGGCTGAAACTTTTGAAAAATTTGCATTGCAAGGCACACCTTCAATGATAATAGTAGACAGAAAAGGAATTCTCAGAGATGTTTCATTTGGGCAATCAGGTCATGCTGAGGCAATAATTGAGAAATTGCTTAAAGAAGACTAGCCTATCTAATCAACACCAGTGCAACAGACAGCACTACTGTAATTACAAACCCACTAACAAGAGCAATTTTTGCATTATCCATATCTATCAAATCATAAAAAATTTTGATGTTTTTTATTTTCTTCTCTTAACTGTAAAAATAATTACAATTATACCAATAATCAAAAGAAGTGCAATTATGAGAATGTAAATTAATTCATCATCATTATCAACTAAAGGTGTTATAGAGGGATTTGCTGGATCTGATTCTTTAATTTCAGTCAAACCAAAAAAATGAGTCGTTCCAAAAATTTCTAGTTGGTTATCTCCAGAACCTGTAAAATTTAATGTCACAAAAGAAATTTTTTCATTGGTGTTTACTATTGGAAAATACTCTTGATCATTTAGATAAAATGTTAAATTACCACCTAAAAGATTTTGAGGGATTAGCAATTCTCCTAAATTATTTTCTAAACCACTGTTTATGTGTAAAGTTAGTTTTTTCTCATCTTTATCAAATTCAAAATCTTGGATATTAAAATTAGAAACAGTTTCTACTTCAAAAGAATATCCTCCAGTTTGAATATCCAATCTATTCACTAGTCCAGTAGCATCAGATAATAGTTGGCCATAAACAGGAGTTATTGCAAAAAGTAATGCAACAGATGCTAAGAATATAATTTTCAATTTATGCAGTTCTAGGAATTCTTTTAGTTATTTCTTTATCTTGTGCAATTCTAGGATGATCTGGGTCTGCCAAGATAACTTCAAACCAATAATGCTTTCCATCTTTATAGACAAAGTAAGAACCTAAAAATTTCATGTTTGGATATCTTTGGACAACTCTTCTATTTGCAACAGTTTTCATATTATCATCAGCCTTAATTCTTGTAACACCAAGATGTTTTGGCCTTCTACCACCAGTAGGTCTTTGTTTTCTCATACCACCAGTACCAACTCTCATTCTAACAACGATGATTCCTTGTTTTGCTTTGTAGCCTAATCTTCTAGCTCTTTGTAATCTGCTAGGCTTATCAATACGAGTAACGGCATTTTGTTTACGCCATCCGACTACACGTTCACGGATATCAGGGGAATTCTCTTTCCAAAGTCTGATCCATGTTTGATCCTGATAACTAGGCATATCGAGATTGATGAAAATCCCATTAATAACTCAAATGCTCATAGATTTTGATTCTATAAAGATAGCATTTACCAAATCACCATTACTTCGTTTAGTCACTGTATCACGTGAAGCATTATGATGATTTTGAAGATGGGCTTTTCTAGTTTTTATCCCATAATTTCTACATAATCTACAAAAATAGGTAACTTGTCTTTCTACTCGAGGTCTTGCCTGAAAAGAAGGTACATCTAAAACAGATTCTTGCTTCATTGCAGATTGAGTATCAAAAATAGTATTTTAACCTTGTCACAAATATGACAATATGTAATTTAGCTGATACAAAATATGATGACATTGACAAGCATGAAGAACGTTGAATAATTAAAAATCTCTTGAGTGGGGTTTCACATTCCACACACTCAAAGAGTTTGCTCCCGCAGAAAACTCGATAAATCAAATGGGTCCAAGTTATTAAAAAAGATTCCTCAGTATTGCTTTGAGATTTTTATTAAGTGTCAATAATTTCAAAAAAGATGACAATCAAGTCGGTGTATTTGTCGATAATTTTTGTAATTTATTTTTCAATATTCTTCTCAACTGCATATGCAGAACCCATAGTTTCTATCATCATAGAAAAGACAGCATACGAATATTGTGAAAAATTATTCTATATAATTGAAGTATCAGAAATAACAGGAGAACCTGCGATAATTCACATTAGAGATGAAACAGGAAAGGGGAGCAGTGCAATTCCCATTCCAATTGGAGGATTACAAAATTTAATTCCAGCAGCATTTCCATTTGAAAAAGAACAATTTGCACCAGGAAAATATTTTATCGATGTTGAATATAATGGGGTATCAGCGACTTCAGAATTTGAAATAATTGATTCGGATAACATTTGCATTCCAGGATCAATCAAACAATTTATCATAGGATGGATTAATGGTGAAATTCCAGATGGTTACTTTGTTGATGCCATACAAAAAAATGTTGACCCAAGATTAATCGATGTACCATTTGAAGTAAATGCAGAAAATATTTTGGAAATAAACATGCCAAGTTGGGTAAAAGAGAATGTAGGTGTCTGGTGGGTCAATGACATGATTTCAGACAAAGATTTTGCTCAAGTATTTAATTATCTATTTGATAAAAAAATTATAAAAGAAAAAATTGAAGATGATGCAATTTGAATAAACATTCAATCATAACAATAATTGCAATCATCATTATCATCATTCCATTTGCTCATTCAGGTATGAGTATTTTAGGAGTACAGCAATTAGAATACAGATGGGATAATCCAGGACAATTCAGTTTTTTTGCAATGTCTAATTCAGGAGAAATGGAATTTTGTAATACAATTCCATTTTGGACTAGTTTTCAAAAATTTGAAGTTGCAACATTTTATGATACAAAACATTTAGGATCATTTGTGGTAAATCCAACTACAATTAACCCATTATCATCAACAGTTCAGGGAGGGATTTTTTCATCTGAAGAGATTGCAGCAGCTCAGCATAATTTTATGACACTTGATTTTGAGTTTGATGGGGGAGATATCAGACTTGATCCTAACAAATTCATGATAGTAATACGTGCAGATATGCCAATCATAGGAATAATTCCTTTCTCAACTACAACTCAAATGACAGGATTTGATTTTGATAAGAAAATGAATTCTGAAAATTTGACTTGTGGTTAACTACTTTTACTAGCTTTAGATACAATACCTAGAATTACTCCAATAATTCCAGCAGATATAAACGCGACAGCAAAGCCCATCACCATGTCTTTGCCCAATCCTTTAACAGAGGAACTTGAGGGTTTAGTGGGTGAATCAAGAACACATGCTCCATCTTTGAGAATAGTTCCAGGACCACATCGCTCATCTAGAACACATGCTCCATCTTTGAGAATAGTTCCAGGACCACATTGAGTTTTAGGAGTATCATCTACAGGTGTTTCTTCAACTGGTGTTTTTTCTACAGGGGTTTCTTCAACTGGTGTTTTTTCTACAGGGGTTTCTTCAACTGGTGGTTCCTCTACAGATGGTTCTTCAACTGGTGGTTCCTCTACAGAATTATTGAAGGAAGTTCCAATTACATCAACTTCAACAGTTCCCAAAGGTAATTCAATATTCAGAGTTCTACTTTGAGAAGTAGTAGTTTCTGTGAAGATCAAATCTTCACCAAATTGGTTAATGATAATGAAAGGATCATCAGATCCTTCAAAGGTGGAATCTAAGAATGAGCGTTCTAAAACAAGATTCAATGTTGCATCAGAATCAGTGACATCCACAGTAAATAACAATGAACCAAATCCAGAATCGGGTTCAACATGGATGATAGTTAATCCAGTAGCAGTGTATTCAAAGTCAAAAGGAGTTCCTTCAACATTTACAGATATTGTTTCTGCATATACCAATGCTGTGGAAATAATAGTAAACAGAATTAAGCCAAGAGAGATTTTCAATAAGGAGTCAACACTAGGCAAGCGAGTGTGTTTTTCCGAGTAGAGTTCCTTTACAGCGAAATTGTTCATTTGTATATTTAGACTTCCAAATCGACGTTAAAAATGAAGAGACGATAATTAATCACGTAAAAGTCAAGCTTTTTTACTTATTTTTAAAGTTAAGGTAGAAATTCTAGATTACTCCACGCAGTATCTGAATAATTTTTTCAGCAATCACATTTGCAGCCAAAGATTGAGCCTCCTTTGTTTGAGCGCCAATATGAGGAGTTAAAATTACATTATCAAGTTCAGCTAGTTTAGTTCCAATAGCAGGTTCTTTTTCAAATACATCCAAAGCAGCACCGCCCAAAGTACCATTTTTGAGTGCATTGTAAAGTGCATCTTCATCAACAACACCACCTCTAGAAGTATTGATAATTTTTGCAGTTTTTTTCATAGTAGACATTTTTTCAGCATCAAGAAGGTGATATGTAGAATCTAAAAGTGGAACGTGAATTGAGACATAATCAGAACTTTGTAAAAGTGTGCCCAAGTCAGCTTTCATCAGACCGACTTCTTTTGCAAATTCTTCATCAATTGGTATTACATCATAACCTATGATATTCATGTTTAATGCACGTGCAAGTCTTCCTAGTCTTTTTCCAATATTCCCTAAACCAATAATTCCCAAATATTTTCCTCGAAGCTCTGTTCCTTTGAGTTCTTTTTTGAGCCATTTTCCATTTCTTATTTCTCTATCACCTCGTGTAGTTTGTCTAGCTAGAGATAGCATTAGACCTAAAACTAATTCGGCAACTGCATTCATTGCTCCTTCAACAGCATTAATTACACGAATTTCTTTTGCTTTAGCTGCATCTTGATCAACATTATCTAATCCAACTCCAACTCGTGCAATAATTTTACAATTATCAGCTTTGTCAATCATTTCTTTTGTAATAGTAGTTCTGCTTCTGACAATTACAATATTAAAAGTAGAAATTTTTTCAAGAATTTGTTCAGGAGTTATTTCAGGTTCATATGAAACATTTAATCCATTATCAATCAAAATTTTGTTCAAAATGGGATCGACTTCATCACAGATTAGTACAGAGTCTTCAAATCCCATATCTGAAGAAAATGAACAACGGAATATAATTCATTAAGAAAATAAAAAGAAAAAAAGATGTTATAAGATCAAGAAGTAAGGATTTCTGCCACTACAGGAATTACTTCCCATAATGCGACATAATCGCCACTTGCTTGCATTTCAGAAGCTACTTCATCAGTGTATAAACCGTGAATGTTTAGTGCAGGATGAGCAATGCTTTGTTCTCCCATTGGTGGGACAGCATCACTTGGATTGCCTAAAGCATATGCATAAGATGCTACTGGTGCTGGGATAACTCCTTTCTCAACTAGAACTGGGTTCAAGCCGAATGGGTCACCTGCTACAAAGACTGTAGCTGCGCCAGTGTAAATTGCTGCATAATCATGGTTTACTGCTGCATATGCACCTGGTTCATCAAAGACCAAGTCAACAATCATGTTCTGTGAGCCACCGAGTAACCATGTTTCAGTTGCTGCGGATTGTACTCTATTGCCTTGGACAACTCTATCCAAAATTTCTCCAACGATGTGGAAGAATAGTGGTTCGTTACCATGGTTTTCAATAAAGAGTCTCACGTGTTGATCATTTTCAACAAACAAGAGTTGTGATTGGTATTGCTTGTGTTCAAGTCCATTCCATGGTTGTGCGACAAAGATGTTCTTGTTTACATCGCCATTGACGAGTAAGTTATGAGCCATGTTTGGTACATAACCAAATTGCATTCCATTAACAACTGTTGCAGTGTTATGATGCTTGAACATTGCTCCTGCATCATAATTACCTTCAGGTGTTAGGTACAATTGATTGTATTGGAGTTGGAACTCTAATGCGTCTGCATCATAGAATTTTCTGTCAAGTTCACCGCTTCCGCTGGTTTTCTCAACCATTAATTTCTTGTATCCATTAGCTGGATCAACGATTGCAATTCCGTACATGCCGGAAAGTACGTGTTGGTCCATGCCAATTAGTTTGACACCAGAACAATGGTATTTGAAGACACCTGCAGATTCAGCAATGTAACAGTACTGACTTGTTTCACCAGGATTAACTGATTCAAAGTTTCCTGCTGACATTTGTGATGCGTGCATGTCGTTACCGTGACCAGTAACTTCACCGTCTGGAATTGTAAGTGTCATTTTTACAACATCACCTTGTGTAACTCTAAGGGTTGGTCCTGGGACTGTTCCACTAAAAGTCATGGCGTTGTAAGTTTTTCCTCCCATGATTGGAAGTTCAACACTCTCACCGGTCAAGTTAAACTCAACTACGGTTCTACCAGAGCTTTCTAATGCACCACAATCAGTTTCTGCGAATGCTTGAGGCATTACAAGCTGTAAACCGCCCATTTGATGGATTTGTTCAATTACATCGACATCCATTTTGTTCATGTCGAGTGATTGTCCGCCAATTTGGGTTTGTGTGTATGTGCTTCCGAATAAGGTTGCTCCCATCACAGCTACTGCTGCAATAGTAAAGAGCATACTAACACGCTTATTCATAAAGCAACGGACTTGTGAATCCTATATAATAATTCCCATTATTGGCATCAGAAATTTTGAAATTATCTGAAAAAGAATGAATAATGGGAGGAATTCAATAAAGTCAGCATGAAATTTAGATTAGATCAAGATTCACTTGGAAAAGTGAAAATCCCATCAGACGCATATTATGGAGCATTCACAGGGAGAGCAATTAAACAATATCACGTCACGGGGAATAAAAGCCATGAAAATTTGATCAAGTCATTTGTGATGATAAAACGTTCTGCAGCAGTTGCAAATATGAAGACAAAGGCCATCGATACAAAGAGAGGAAAGGCAATTGTTTCAGCATGTGATAAAATCTTGTCTGGAAAGTACGTTGATCAGTTTGTAGTAGATATGATAAACTCTGGGGCAGGTACTGCGTTTAACATGAATTCA comes from the Candidatus Nitrosopumilus sediminis genome and includes:
- a CDS encoding peroxiredoxin family protein translates to MSVKIGEKAPNFGVSEWVQGAPTNFDQEKDHIVVLEVFQVNCPGCFMHAIPEAINIYNKYKDEGVRVLGLATAFEDFDKNTLENLKKLVETGEVIGETKDALSSYGQLKEGNKLSYKIPFPLGMDNLTKTSGEISQEKIMEFIYPQIPDFDSQPDEYKNQIIERVKSYMKSKEYSAETFEKFALQGTPSMIIVDRKGILRDVSFGQSGHAEAIIEKLLKED
- a CDS encoding 50S ribosomal protein L15e, whose product is MPSYQDQTWIRLWKENSPDIRERVVGWRKQNAVTRIDKPSRLQRARRLGYKAKQGIIVVRMRVGTGGMRKQRPTGGRRPKHLGVTRIKADDNMKTVANRRVVQRYPNMKFLGSYFVYKDGKHYWFEVILADPDHPRIAQDKEITKRIPRTA
- a CDS encoding multicopper oxidase domain-containing protein; its protein translation is MLFTIAAVAVMGATLFGSTYTQTQIGGQSLDMNKMDVDVIEQIHQMGGLQLVMPQAFAETDCGALESSGRTVVEFNLTGESVELPIMGGKTYNAMTFSGTVPGPTLRVTQGDVVKMTLTIPDGEVTGHGNDMHASQMSAGNFESVNPGETSQYCYIAESAGVFKYHCSGVKLIGMDQHVLSGMYGIAIVDPANGYKKLMVEKTSGSGELDRKFYDADALEFQLQYNQLYLTPEGNYDAGAMFKHHNTATVVNGMQFGYVPNMAHNLLVNGDVNKNIFVAQPWNGLEHKQYQSQLLFVENDQHVRLFIENHGNEPLFFHIVGEILDRVVQGNRVQSAATETWLLGGSQNMIVDLVFDEPGAYAAVNHDYAAIYTGAATVFVAGDPFGLNPVLVEKGVIPAPVASYAYALGNPSDAVPPMGEQSIAHPALNIHGLYTDEVASEMQASGDYVALWEVIPVVAEILTS
- a CDS encoding D-2-hydroxyacid dehydrogenase; translated protein: MGFEDSVLICDEVDPILNKILIDNGLNVSYEPEITPEQILEKISTFNIVIVRSRTTITKEMIDKADNCKIIARVGVGLDNVDQDAAKAKEIRVINAVEGAMNAVAELVLGLMLSLARQTTRGDREIRNGKWLKKELKGTELRGKYLGIIGLGNIGKRLGRLARALNMNIIGYDVIPIDEEFAKEVGLMKADLGTLLQSSDYVSIHVPLLDSTYHLLDAEKMSTMKKTAKIINTSRGGVVDEDALYNALKNGTLGGAALDVFEKEPAIGTKLAELDNVILTPHIGAQTKEAQSLAANVIAEKIIQILRGVI